The Brassica oleracea var. oleracea cultivar TO1000 chromosome C6, BOL, whole genome shotgun sequence genome includes a region encoding these proteins:
- the LOC106298530 gene encoding calvin cycle protein CP12-3, chloroplastic: MMSTTASHGRVMMLPSPSRALQNQQPLIGSDMFRLKQTEPRGSRLVVAATAKYKGTKMREEKLSEMIVEKVKEATEVCEADVRSEECKVAWDEVEEVSQARADLRIKLRLLNQDPLESFCQENPETDECRIYED; the protein is encoded by the coding sequence ATGATGTCGACGACGGCGAGTCACGGAAGAGTGATGATGCTTCCGTCACCATCCAGAGCGTTGCAGAATCAGCAACCATTGATTGGATCGGATATGTTCCGCTTAAAACAAACGGAACCGAGGGGGTCGAGGCTGGTGGTTGCGGCGACGGCGAAGTATAAGGGGACGAAGATGAGGGAGGAGAAGCTATCGGAGATGATAGTTGAGAAAGTGAAGGAAGCGACGGAGGTTTGCGAGGCGGACGTGAGATCGGAGGAGTGTAAAGTCGCGTGGGACGAAGTGGAAGAGGTGAGCCAAGCCAGAGCAGATCTGAGGATCAAGCTCAGGCTCCTGAACCAGGATCCGCTCGAGAGTTTCTGCCAAGAGAATCCTGAGACCGACGAGTGTCGTATCTACGAAGATTGA